Genomic segment of Eretmochelys imbricata isolate rEreImb1 chromosome 11, rEreImb1.hap1, whole genome shotgun sequence:
TACAACACTTACAAACAAGGAATGTTGGACGGTGTTTACAAACACTATGTGCCCCTTTGTCCAAGATTTCGGTTTTGTAATACTTGTGCCCACCTATTTTACAACTGAGAAAATGTTTGAAGCTTAGATAACTACCAATCTTTATAAAATCTAACAGACTACATAGTGTCTGAAATACTATTTATAGAATATAGACATTACTGAAATAGCAAGTGCCTATAACATTATCGTCCTGGAATCATCATGCTTTCCCATTTCATTGAGTTACTTAATTCTCTTTATTTGAAAACACATTTATGTTCTTCCTTTTAGAAttggtttttaatatttattcataAATAGGCACAGAATAATTTAAAGAGCCAAACTGCATCTGATAAATGTACAAGCCTTTGCCTTCTTTAATTTCATGCCACCCACGCAACATTTAGTTTTTAGTATATATTACAGCTTTCTTTTACGTCAGAAAACTTTAGTCTTTAAGAGGGTGAGACTTGTGGGTCACCTTAGTACTTTGTCATCATATGAGTCTTAGTCCGGCGTTGCCAAATATGATCGTCTTTTTAATCAGAAGTCCTCTTAATAATATTTTGAGCCGATAATAAAAAGCTTATACCACAGTATTTAAGTTGTCCTTGTTCATCATCTGAATCCTTGATGCCCCAGAGCCAAAATGCCCATTCACCTTCTGCCTTCAGGAGGTTAGCAACAGTTTTGGGGATGGGAATCTGGCATCCAAAGGTGCTGCTTTGCGCACAGGTGAATTCCCCTTCAGACAGGTCgagtttattttctttaaagttcACTTTAAGTGCACGGGAAGAGTCTTAAAAAGGTAAAGTGTCCAGAAAAAGTTTGTCGATTATTGCTGGAGGTGGCACCAAATCTTCTAGTTTCAGATAGAAAATGCGTTGCAGCCCCTGTGTGCAAAGGGTGCGAAGTTCAGGGAGCTTCCCCAAGAGTTTGGACAAATAATTGGGGCGATTCAAACCTCCGTTATTGAAAGTCACATGGTCTTTGAGACAATTCACAATCTTGTTCTGAAGTTCTTCCACCCTCTTGGGTTCCTTTAGCCCATGCCTCTCTGCAAAAAGACAAGGATGCGGGACATCACAGGTTTGACAATGTGGATACCAGAACAGGGCAACTGGGCTGTGTAGTGATGTTGAAACACCAAAACACAAGAAGGTAGAGCTGTACTGACCTGTTACCATAGCCAGGGCAGCGATGCATGAGAAGGCAGATATGTCGATGTTCATATTTTGCAAGTTGGAGGAGAATTCAACAATGGAATCAATCCATTCTCCAAAGCCACGGACACACTGCAACCTGTGCAGGACCACCCCATTGCAAAAGATAAGCTTGCCCTCCACTGGGCTGGACCTGCAATTAAtacaaggtggggggggggaggggggagaagaagcgagaaagagaaaggggggaaaaagaaaagataagCTAAACAACTAATTACGTGAAGAGCAATAAATGGAGGATTTAAGAGGCACCTAATTACCCAGGAGTTAATAAAACGCAGATCAGTGGACCATGAAAGGATTTGATTTCATAATAATCTAGAAGTTGCCTTTTGAATGTTGGCCATTTACCTGTATGCTAGCCGCAGCACAAACAGTTCCAAGAAAGCGGATTCGAAGAGGAGGTCCTGATCCGGTTTAGAGAGGTCAGTGAAACCAGGGATTTTTTCTGCCCATCCTCGGATGATCTCCATGGAGCCGGTCAAGAGATCATAAAACTGCTGGATATGCTGAGTGTCATCTCCGCTCATCTGGTAGTCAGGGTTAGCCTGGAACtggaatttcattttaaaaagcacttaatGAGGTTCTCTAAAATATATAACCCGTGAAATTGCTAACCCCATTTCTAGTAGGGGAGCCAGGTTTTTATAACAATTAAACCTCTCTCTGACCAGTAAGGAAATGAGATGTTCCAGGGCAATTAATTCAATTAGGGATGGTGCTATGAGGTCGCTGCTTTGAATATGTAAATTGCCATTTCTATACAGACTAAACAGAGGGTCGCCCTGCATTGAGAAGCGTTCACTCTTATCTGCACAACACAATTAGCAAGTTAGTATTCATGCCAGTCCCGATGTTAGCCTCCTGGAAAGCCTGGTAACCCCTTAATAAAAgttatagcactttatatattttaatacccCCCTCCCCTCATTAGATGCTGTATTTCCGCGCAGCTGGAATAACACCGAATATTCTTGCTAGGCTACCTTCTCCCTCACTCCCAGGCCAGTTTGCCACAGGATCACTACTCAGTGCATGGACTACAGGCTACCAGCTTTCAGGGTGTGTGGAAGCTGAACAGCATGTGCTCAGAGTATACACGGGTGCCTGACAATGTCACGGTAGTCCCGAAACTCTGTGGAACAAATGGGACCGACATCTGCAGGGTGTGCGTCTTGCTCGTGGTGAGTGAAGGGGGGTCGGtcactgttctctctctctctctctctgcatatgGGCACGTGTGTGCGTGTTTGCAGCTACGTCTGTATGTTAGTATTGTCTCCAGCTTACCCTGGAATAGTCCAGGCTGCTCATAGCCGGGTTGGAGTCGACATGGGCTCTCACCAGGGCACTGATCAGACTcaccgggggagaggggggtgagggctcctggGGGCTCTTCGGTTTGGATGGTAAGCGACCCCTTCGGCCTTTTAAGCTGTCTGTGCGAACCACTGCGAAAGAAAAGGACGTTCAGCGTTCCTTCCCCCCACCTATAACACACGAGAGTGAAACACACAGATGCTGTCCCCCCCCCCGCTATGGGTACCAACCTACACTGGATGTGTATAAATCTCCAAGGCTGCAAGGCTACAGCCGAGAAGGGTAACACAAAGGAATgctgctttattttatttcttattccAAGGGGATCCTATTTGAATCAAAAGCGCCGTGGCTCTCCGGGATCATGCTCCCAGCTGAGGCCTGACACAAAGAcattctggggtgggggtgggtggagggggaacaGAAAggatgtgtgggggagggtgtaGCTGAGAGGAAAAGGCCGGGGGACGCTGAAGACCTACCTTCTTTGACCATGCCAACTGCAAGGCACTTTTGAAACCGACAATACTGACAGCGATTTCTGCGGCGTTTGTCCACTGGACAGTTTTTATTCGCTAAACACACGTATTTGGCGTTTTTCTGGACAGTGCGCTGCACGGAGAGAAGGAAATGACAAATTATTTGTTAATTTCCATTAAATTCTGCAGCCCCCAACTGATCCAGTTAAAGTGCCTGCAAGGCtgggattcccccctcccctccctttttttccagGGCATTTAACAGAAGAAAATTGATAGCGTTAACATTTGAGCTAACCTTGCAGCTCCTAGCAGTGTTTTATATGccaagagaaggagaaggagacgCTCAGTAAATACAAATC
This window contains:
- the NR4A2 gene encoding nuclear receptor subfamily 4 group A member 2 isoform X1 → MPCVQAQYGSSPQGASPASQSYSYHSSGEYSSDFLTPEFVKFSMDLTNTEITATTSLPSFSTFMDNYSTSYDVKPPCLYQMPLSGQQSSIKVEDIQMHSYQQHNHLPPQSEEMMPHSGSVYYKPSSPPTPTTPGFQVQHSPMWDDPGSLHNFHQNYVATTHMIEQRKTPVSRLSLFSFKQSPPGTPVSSCQMRFDGPLHVPMNPEPSGAHHVVDGQTFAVPNPIRKQASMGFPGLQIGHASQLLDTQVPSPPSRGSPSNEGLCAVCGDNAACQHYGVRTCEGCKGFFKRTVQKNAKYVCLANKNCPVDKRRRNRCQYCRFQKCLAVGMVKEVVRTDSLKGRRGRLPSKPKSPQEPSPPSPPVSLISALVRAHVDSNPAMSSLDYSRFQANPDYQMSGDDTQHIQQFYDLLTGSMEIIRGWAEKIPGFTDLSKPDQDLLFESAFLELFVLRLAYRSSPVEGKLIFCNGVVLHRLQCVRGFGEWIDSIVEFSSNLQNMNIDISAFSCIAALAMVTERHGLKEPKRVEELQNKIVNCLKDHVTFNNGGLNRPNYLSKLLGKLPELRTLCTQGLQRIFYLKLEDLVPPPAIIDKLFLDTLPF